One genomic window of Prochlorococcus marinus str. NATL2A includes the following:
- the tig gene encoding trigger factor translates to MSAAKLNVKTSAKPNSRIAVEVEVPANRCKNSYDEALSKLSRSISIPGFRKGKVPKTVVIQQLGVKRIQASALESLLQKVWTETLDQEGIEPLCEPELEDGFETILENFNPEKTLILKLETDITPIPTLKKSSGLTAEVENLIFDPKKVDELIEQSRAQLATKVPVSDRAAQKGDIALVSFKGSFSDDGSEIEGGSADSIEIELEQGRMIPGFIEGVIGMNINDEKTLKCEFPKDYHQEEAKGRKAEFNVSLEDLKIKELPELNDEFAKQASDKENMSDLRADLEKRLKEDNDRKQAKTRQDSLLDVLVKELEVDLPKSLIDQEVRTIVEQTAQNFAQQGIDVKSMFTPELVKSLMESSKGEAEKKLRQKFALQALAKSEKIEVSDKEINSKLEQVEADIKLSNEKNIDAERLKEAITDDLLQEKLFAWLEENNTVVEKTPEKARDQIKEKSSKKKTTKTNKEKKSSKTPKS, encoded by the coding sequence ATGAGTGCTGCAAAATTAAACGTAAAAACCAGTGCAAAACCCAATAGCAGAATTGCTGTAGAGGTAGAAGTGCCCGCAAATCGATGCAAAAATAGTTACGACGAAGCCTTAAGCAAACTCAGCAGATCTATCTCAATCCCAGGCTTTCGCAAAGGTAAAGTCCCAAAAACAGTAGTAATCCAGCAACTTGGAGTCAAAAGAATACAGGCCTCTGCACTGGAATCACTATTGCAAAAAGTATGGACAGAAACCTTAGATCAAGAAGGAATAGAACCTTTGTGTGAGCCTGAACTAGAAGATGGCTTTGAGACTATTTTGGAGAATTTTAACCCTGAAAAAACTCTAATATTGAAACTTGAAACTGACATAACACCTATCCCAACTTTAAAAAAATCATCTGGTCTAACTGCTGAAGTAGAAAATCTAATATTTGATCCCAAAAAAGTTGATGAACTGATTGAGCAATCCCGAGCTCAACTAGCAACTAAAGTCCCAGTTAGTGATCGTGCCGCACAAAAAGGAGATATTGCCTTAGTCAGCTTTAAAGGAAGTTTCTCAGATGATGGAAGCGAAATTGAAGGGGGAAGTGCAGATTCAATAGAAATAGAACTCGAGCAAGGCAGAATGATCCCTGGTTTTATTGAGGGAGTGATTGGAATGAATATCAACGATGAAAAAACATTGAAATGTGAGTTTCCCAAGGATTATCATCAAGAAGAAGCCAAAGGCAGAAAAGCTGAATTCAATGTCAGTTTGGAAGATTTAAAAATCAAGGAATTACCTGAACTCAATGACGAGTTTGCTAAGCAAGCAAGTGACAAAGAAAATATGTCTGACTTACGCGCAGATCTTGAAAAGAGACTCAAAGAGGACAATGACAGAAAACAAGCGAAAACTCGTCAAGACTCACTTCTAGATGTTTTGGTCAAAGAACTTGAAGTTGATCTACCGAAAAGTCTTATTGACCAGGAAGTTCGAACAATTGTTGAACAAACAGCTCAAAATTTTGCTCAACAGGGCATTGATGTCAAATCAATGTTTACTCCAGAGCTTGTGAAATCACTCATGGAGTCTTCAAAAGGCGAAGCAGAGAAAAAGCTTCGTCAAAAATTTGCTCTACAGGCTTTAGCTAAGTCGGAAAAAATTGAAGTTTCAGACAAAGAAATCAACTCAAAACTTGAACAAGTAGAAGCTGATATCAAACTTTCAAACGAAAAAAATATCGACGCAGAACGTCTTAAAGAAGCTATTACTGATGATTTATTGCAAGAAAAATTGTTTGCTTGGCTTGAAGAAAATAATACTGTTGTAGAAAAAACCCCAGAAAAAGCTAGGGATCAAATCAAGGAGAAAAGCTCTAAAAAGAAAACAACAAAAACAAATAAAGAAAAGAAAAGTTCTAAAACACCCAAATCCTAG
- a CDS encoding DUF561 domain-containing protein — MTRLQALPVSLQKSIQNRSLLKVISGLSNFNPESVSLIAKAAGHGGADLLDIACEPKLVELASEVSNIPVCVSSVEPRLFPNAVKAGASMIEIGNFDSFYPDGRFFSADEVLSLATESRRLLPEVFLSVTVPHVLPLDSQAQLALDLVDRGVDLIQTEGGTSSHPMSPGALGLIEKASPTLAATSAITSALKESNLDVPVICASGLSEVTVPMAIAVGANGVGIGSAINKLNTELAMIATVKGLRQALNSLKLVSTINQ; from the coding sequence ATGACACGTTTGCAGGCATTGCCAGTTTCACTTCAAAAGAGTATTCAAAATAGATCTTTATTGAAAGTAATTTCTGGTTTAAGTAATTTTAATCCAGAATCAGTATCTCTAATTGCGAAAGCTGCTGGTCATGGGGGCGCCGATTTATTGGACATTGCTTGTGAACCAAAATTAGTAGAGCTAGCGTCAGAGGTCTCGAATATTCCTGTGTGTGTAAGTTCGGTTGAACCAAGGTTGTTCCCTAACGCTGTTAAAGCAGGAGCATCAATGATTGAGATTGGGAATTTTGATTCTTTTTATCCAGATGGGCGTTTTTTCTCAGCTGATGAAGTTCTCTCATTAGCTACTGAATCTCGACGCCTTTTGCCTGAAGTTTTTTTGTCAGTGACCGTTCCTCATGTTTTGCCTTTAGATAGTCAAGCTCAATTAGCGTTAGATCTTGTTGATAGAGGGGTCGACTTAATTCAGACAGAAGGAGGCACAAGCTCTCATCCCATGAGTCCTGGAGCTTTAGGGTTAATAGAAAAAGCTTCACCTACTTTGGCCGCAACTTCCGCTATCACATCTGCTTTAAAGGAGAGTAATCTTGATGTGCCTGTGATTTGTGCTTCTGGACTCTCTGAAGTCACAGTCCCAATGGCTATTGCAGTAGGAGCTAATGGGGTTGGTATTGGATCAGCAATAAATAAATTGAATACTGAATTAGCTATGATTGCTACTGTAAAAGGTCTTCGTCAGGCTTTAAATTCTTTGAAATTGGTTTCCACGATTAATCAATGA
- the tilS gene encoding tRNA lysidine(34) synthetase TilS: MRLHKRLKQNKSLLPSNSTILLAISGGQDSMALLKLIIDLKRLHQWQVEVWHGNHQWHAKSEETEDELKLWCLKNQISFHSNKADKKEVANEEKARDWRYKNLIMKAKFLSSKNIHFPCTRILTGHTATDRAETVIMNLARGTDLTGLTTLKEQRTIENNIDLTRPLLIFNRNETLEICKDFNLPIWIDPSNENINLTRNKIRKEILPILNSIYKGADSRIASVANRLESYNEDQKLFAKIAIQFCQGEKINSLSRIKLFGLTNSIRQIILSNWLKTMGVKRVTALQIEEINTKVSQRKPPGSIHLHGDFLIRWNKEAIYISNKTN; the protein is encoded by the coding sequence ATGCGTTTACACAAAAGACTGAAACAAAATAAATCTCTGCTTCCCAGTAACTCCACCATTCTTTTAGCCATATCTGGTGGCCAAGATTCGATGGCCCTTCTCAAATTAATTATTGATTTAAAAAGACTGCATCAGTGGCAAGTCGAAGTCTGGCATGGAAATCACCAATGGCATGCTAAATCCGAGGAAACAGAAGATGAGCTGAAACTGTGGTGTCTGAAAAATCAAATTTCATTTCACTCTAATAAAGCAGATAAAAAAGAAGTCGCTAATGAAGAAAAGGCAAGAGATTGGAGATATAAAAATCTAATAATGAAAGCTAAGTTTTTATCATCAAAGAATATACATTTTCCGTGTACAAGAATTTTAACTGGTCATACAGCTACTGATCGAGCAGAGACAGTCATTATGAACTTAGCCAGAGGGACTGATCTGACTGGACTTACTACTCTTAAGGAGCAAAGAACTATAGAGAATAATATAGATTTAACCAGACCCCTACTGATTTTCAATAGAAATGAAACTCTCGAAATTTGTAAAGATTTTAACTTACCAATTTGGATTGATCCATCAAATGAAAATATTAATTTAACAAGAAATAAAATAAGAAAAGAAATTTTACCTATTTTAAATTCGATCTATAAGGGAGCAGACTCAAGAATAGCCTCAGTAGCTAATAGACTTGAAAGTTATAACGAAGACCAAAAATTATTTGCAAAAATAGCAATACAATTTTGCCAAGGAGAAAAAATCAATTCTCTATCGAGAATCAAACTATTCGGCTTAACAAACTCTATTAGACAAATAATTCTTTCTAATTGGTTAAAGACAATGGGTGTAAAAAGGGTAACAGCTTTGCAAATTGAAGAAATAAATACAAAAGTATCTCAAAGAAAACCACCTGGAAGTATCCATCTTCATGGAGACTTCCTAATACGTTGGAACAAAGAAGCTATTTATATCTCAAATAAAACTAATTAA
- a CDS encoding ribonuclease J, translating into MTSSSMNSQGSKNNQTKSPCLRIIPLGGLGEIGKNTCVFEYGDDIMILDAGLAFPTDGMHGVNVVMPDTTYLRENQNRIRGLVVTHGHEDHIGGISHHLKNFNIPIVYGPPLAMSMLRGKMEEAGVADRTTIQVCGPREVIKVGQHFSVEFVRNTHSISDSYSFAVTTPVGVVFFTGDFKFDHTPPDGQPADLARMAHYGDKGVLCLLSDSTNSEVTGFTPSEYSVFPNLDRYIATAEGRVMVTTFASSTHRVAMLLELAMKNGRKVGLLGRSMLNVVGKARELGYMRFPDDLFFPIKQIRDLPDRETFLLMTGSQGESMAALSRIARGEHQHVQLKTSDTVIFSASPIPGNTISVMHTIDKLIKLGAKVIYGKDKGIHVSGHGCQEDQKWMLGLTRPKYFIPVHGEYRMQVLHGKTAVSMGVHPENVLVMENGDVAELRPDSLLQGSPVKSGVELLDSSRTGIVDTRVLKERQQLADDGVITVLTPISTDGVMVAPPRVNLRGVITNVDAKTMVNWTEREINWVLENRWKQLVLKTGGKSVEVDWIGLQREVESGLSRRLRREVQAEPLVLCLVQPAPGGTRAYKPQLDQQPDSRQVVKKTADKAPKTTKASVANQETSSPAEQKTNTEPNAEEMPTGRTRRRRSAIS; encoded by the coding sequence ATGACATCAAGTTCAATGAATTCTCAAGGTTCAAAAAATAATCAAACCAAATCTCCTTGTTTGAGGATTATTCCCTTAGGCGGCCTCGGAGAAATCGGTAAAAATACTTGCGTCTTTGAATACGGAGACGACATCATGATTCTTGATGCTGGTCTTGCTTTCCCAACTGATGGGATGCATGGAGTAAATGTTGTCATGCCAGACACTACTTATCTACGAGAAAATCAAAATCGAATAAGAGGTTTGGTGGTTACTCATGGGCATGAGGATCATATTGGTGGAATTTCTCATCATTTAAAGAACTTTAATATTCCAATTGTTTACGGCCCTCCCCTCGCTATGTCTATGCTGAGGGGGAAAATGGAGGAAGCTGGAGTTGCTGATCGGACAACAATACAAGTATGTGGACCAAGAGAAGTTATTAAAGTTGGGCAACATTTTTCAGTTGAATTTGTAAGAAATACACATTCAATTTCTGATAGTTATTCCTTTGCAGTTACGACTCCAGTGGGAGTAGTATTTTTCACTGGAGATTTTAAGTTCGACCATACCCCACCTGACGGACAGCCTGCAGATTTAGCCAGGATGGCTCACTATGGAGATAAAGGTGTTCTTTGCCTTCTATCTGATTCAACCAACTCTGAAGTTACAGGATTCACGCCCTCTGAATATTCTGTTTTTCCAAATTTAGATAGATACATTGCTACTGCTGAAGGCAGAGTTATGGTTACTACTTTTGCTAGTTCAACTCATCGTGTAGCGATGCTTTTGGAGCTAGCAATGAAAAACGGTAGAAAGGTTGGCTTGCTAGGTCGTTCAATGCTGAATGTGGTTGGTAAGGCAAGGGAACTTGGTTATATGCGTTTTCCTGATGATTTATTTTTTCCTATTAAACAGATCAGAGATTTGCCTGATAGAGAGACTTTTTTATTGATGACAGGTAGTCAAGGAGAATCAATGGCTGCTTTAAGCCGTATTGCTAGAGGCGAGCATCAACATGTTCAATTGAAAACTAGTGATACTGTTATTTTTTCTGCTAGCCCTATTCCTGGGAATACTATTTCTGTGATGCATACGATTGATAAATTAATCAAACTGGGTGCAAAAGTAATTTATGGCAAAGATAAGGGGATTCATGTTTCAGGCCATGGATGCCAAGAAGATCAAAAATGGATGCTTGGATTAACAAGACCTAAATACTTCATTCCTGTTCATGGTGAGTACAGAATGCAAGTTTTACATGGGAAAACTGCTGTCTCAATGGGGGTGCATCCAGAGAATGTATTGGTGATGGAAAATGGGGACGTTGCTGAATTAAGACCAGATTCTCTATTGCAAGGCTCACCAGTTAAATCTGGAGTGGAATTACTCGATTCTTCTAGAACAGGGATTGTGGATACTCGAGTATTAAAAGAACGTCAGCAACTTGCTGATGATGGAGTTATTACCGTTCTTACTCCAATTAGTACTGATGGGGTGATGGTTGCACCACCTAGGGTAAATCTTCGTGGTGTTATCACTAATGTTGATGCCAAAACCATGGTTAATTGGACTGAAAGAGAGATTAATTGGGTCTTAGAAAATCGATGGAAACAGCTCGTTCTTAAGACCGGGGGAAAATCAGTTGAGGTCGATTGGATAGGATTGCAAAGAGAGGTTGAATCAGGATTATCTCGTCGGTTGAGAAGAGAGGTTCAAGCGGAGCCTTTAGTTCTTTGCCTTGTTCAACCTGCTCCAGGAGGAACTCGCGCATATAAACCTCAACTTGATCAACAGCCAGATTCACGACAAGTAGTTAAGAAAACTGCTGATAAAGCCCCTAAGACGACAAAGGCATCCGTAGCAAATCAAGAAACAAGTTCACCAGCAGAACAAAAAACAAATACGGAACCTAATGCTGAGGAAATGCCCACAGGAAGAACAAGACGTCGCAGATCAGCAATTAGCTGA
- a CDS encoding aspartate-semialdehyde dehydrogenase — protein sequence MKPKSLLPNRPLTVAILGSSGAVGKELLALLEERSFPVGKLILLASHRSAGDIQSFCGTEVKVEETTKDSFKNVDLILASAGSSISRKWKDTIQSSGALMIDNSSAFRMDENVPLIVPEVNPSDAIKHKGVISNPNCTTILLALVLSPLTRHIPIKRIVVSTYQSASGAGAMAMEELEKLSQEVLDGKTPKSKVLPYSLAFNLFLHNSPLQSNNYCEEEMKMVNETRKILGDPELSLTATCVRVPVLRAHSESVNIEFTKPFPVKEAYEILEASPGVEILEDLENNRFPMPQDVTGRDPISVGRIRQDISNPNALELWLCGDQIRKGAALNAVQIAELLLPKNYE from the coding sequence TTGAAACCAAAATCTCTTCTTCCAAATAGACCACTTACAGTTGCGATTCTTGGATCGAGTGGAGCTGTAGGAAAGGAATTATTGGCTTTGCTTGAAGAGAGATCATTCCCTGTTGGAAAATTAATTTTACTAGCCTCCCATCGCTCAGCAGGGGACATTCAGAGTTTTTGTGGAACTGAGGTGAAAGTCGAAGAGACAACTAAAGATAGTTTTAAAAATGTAGATTTAATTTTGGCTTCAGCTGGTAGTTCAATATCTCGTAAATGGAAAGATACAATTCAAAGTTCTGGAGCTTTGATGATTGATAACTCTAGTGCATTTCGAATGGACGAGAATGTTCCTTTGATCGTTCCAGAAGTTAATCCTTCTGATGCTATTAAGCACAAAGGTGTAATTTCTAATCCGAATTGCACGACTATTTTATTAGCGTTGGTTCTATCTCCATTGACTAGGCATATCCCCATTAAGAGGATCGTTGTATCAACCTATCAATCCGCTAGTGGTGCAGGTGCAATGGCAATGGAAGAATTAGAAAAATTAAGCCAAGAAGTTTTAGATGGAAAAACTCCAAAAAGTAAAGTTCTTCCGTATTCTTTGGCGTTTAATCTTTTTTTGCATAATTCACCTTTGCAATCGAATAATTATTGCGAGGAAGAGATGAAAATGGTTAATGAAACCCGAAAGATTCTTGGAGATCCCGAACTTTCATTGACCGCAACATGTGTAAGAGTCCCAGTCTTAAGAGCCCATTCTGAATCGGTCAATATTGAATTTACAAAGCCTTTTCCAGTAAAAGAAGCTTATGAGATTTTGGAGGCTTCACCGGGAGTTGAAATACTTGAGGACTTGGAAAATAATCGTTTTCCGATGCCTCAAGATGTAACTGGCAGAGATCCAATATCAGTTGGTCGAATAAGGCAAGATATAAGTAACCCGAATGCTTTAGAACTATGGTTATGTGGAGATCAAATCCGCAAGGGTGCAGCACTTAATGCAGTGCAGATTGCTGAACTTCTACTGCCAAAGAATTATGAATAA
- the uvrB gene encoding excinuclease ABC subunit UvrB: MPEYKLQAPYTPKGDQPAAIKGLVGGVNDGEKFQTLLGATGTGKTFTIANLIAQTGRPALVLAHNKTLAAQLCNELREFFPDNAVEYFISYYDYYQPEAYVPVSDTYIAKTSSINEEIDMLRHSATRSLFERDDVIVVASISCIYGLGIPSEYLKASVKFQVGQSIDLRSCLRSLVSNQYTRNDIEISRGRFRVRGDVLEIGPAYDDRLVRLELFGDEVESISYVDPTTGEILNKLDSINIYPAKHFVTPKDRLDSAIKAIKKELKDRLEFLNQEGKLLEAQRLEQRTIYDLEMLKEVGYCNGVENYARHLSGREPGSAPECLIDYFPKDWLLLIDESHVTCPQLRAMYNGDQARKKVLIDHGFRLPSAADNRPLKDIEFWNKAKQTVFISATPGDWELSQSTKNIVEQVIRPTGVLDPLVEVRPTHGQVDDLLFEIRKRASKNQRILVTTLTKRMAEDLTDYLSENKIRVRYLHSEIHSIERIEIIQDLRLGEYDVLVGVNLLREGLDLPEVSLVVILDADKEGFLRAQRSLIQTIGRAARHVEGLALLYADKMTDSMAKAISETERRREIQNIYNIEHGITPKPAGKKASNSILSFLEISRRLNQDGSTDDFVDIADKLIEHSAKDSDSGVSLESLPELIEKLESKMKIKAKDLDFETAAILRDRIKKLRHRLVGR, encoded by the coding sequence ATGCCTGAGTATAAACTTCAAGCTCCTTATACTCCGAAAGGGGATCAACCTGCAGCGATTAAAGGGCTTGTTGGAGGTGTAAATGATGGGGAAAAATTTCAAACTTTATTAGGTGCAACTGGAACAGGGAAGACTTTTACAATAGCCAATTTGATCGCTCAAACTGGAAGGCCTGCGTTAGTTTTAGCTCATAACAAAACACTTGCAGCTCAATTATGCAATGAACTAAGGGAATTTTTCCCAGATAATGCCGTTGAATATTTTATCTCATATTATGATTATTATCAGCCAGAGGCTTATGTTCCAGTCAGTGATACTTACATAGCCAAGACTTCATCAATTAATGAAGAGATTGATATGTTACGCCACTCTGCGACTAGGTCTTTATTTGAACGAGATGATGTCATAGTTGTTGCCTCAATTAGTTGTATATATGGTTTAGGAATTCCAAGTGAATATCTAAAGGCTTCTGTAAAGTTTCAAGTTGGTCAAAGTATTGATTTAAGATCTTGCCTTAGATCATTAGTTTCAAATCAATATACTCGTAACGATATCGAAATCAGTAGAGGTAGATTTAGAGTTAGAGGAGATGTATTAGAAATAGGGCCAGCATATGATGACAGACTTGTAAGGCTTGAATTATTTGGAGATGAAGTAGAAAGTATTAGCTATGTCGATCCTACTACTGGAGAAATCTTAAATAAACTTGACTCAATCAACATATATCCAGCAAAACATTTTGTTACCCCAAAAGATCGCCTCGATTCTGCAATTAAAGCAATAAAAAAAGAGTTAAAAGATAGATTAGAATTTCTTAATCAAGAGGGTAAATTACTCGAGGCTCAAAGGTTAGAACAGCGAACAATTTATGACCTAGAAATGTTAAAAGAAGTTGGATATTGTAATGGAGTTGAAAATTATGCTCGTCATCTTTCTGGAAGAGAACCTGGCTCTGCCCCAGAATGTCTTATTGATTATTTCCCAAAAGACTGGTTATTACTTATTGATGAAAGTCATGTTACTTGTCCTCAATTAAGAGCTATGTATAATGGTGATCAAGCAAGAAAGAAAGTCTTAATAGATCATGGATTTAGACTACCAAGTGCAGCTGATAATCGTCCTTTAAAGGATATAGAATTTTGGAATAAGGCAAAACAAACTGTTTTTATAAGTGCGACTCCTGGTGATTGGGAATTGTCCCAAAGTACAAAGAATATAGTTGAGCAAGTTATCAGACCTACCGGTGTTTTAGATCCTCTAGTTGAAGTACGTCCAACACATGGTCAAGTTGACGATTTGCTTTTTGAAATTAGAAAAAGAGCATCAAAAAATCAAAGAATACTTGTCACAACGCTCACGAAAAGAATGGCTGAAGATCTTACAGATTATTTATCTGAAAACAAAATAAGAGTTCGCTATTTACATTCAGAGATCCATTCAATTGAGAGAATTGAAATCATTCAAGATTTACGATTGGGAGAATATGACGTATTAGTTGGAGTGAATCTTCTAAGAGAAGGTTTGGATTTACCTGAGGTCTCTCTTGTAGTAATTCTTGATGCAGATAAAGAAGGATTTTTAAGAGCTCAAAGATCTTTGATACAAACAATAGGTCGAGCAGCAAGACATGTAGAAGGCTTAGCTTTGCTCTATGCAGATAAGATGACTGATTCTATGGCAAAGGCTATTAGTGAGACTGAAAGACGCCGAGAAATACAGAATATTTATAATATTGAGCATGGTATAACTCCTAAGCCAGCAGGTAAGAAAGCAAGTAATTCTATTCTTTCTTTTTTAGAGATCTCCAGAAGATTAAATCAAGATGGAAGTACCGATGATTTCGTTGATATCGCTGATAAGTTGATTGAACACAGCGCTAAAGATTCTGATAGCGGAGTATCTTTAGAATCTCTGCCTGAATTAATTGAAAAATTGGAATCTAAAATGAAAATAAAAGCTAAAGACCTAGATTTTGAAACAGCAGCAATTCTTAGAGATCGTATAAAGAAATTAAGGCATAGGTTAGTCGGTAGATAA
- the dapA gene encoding 4-hydroxy-tetrahydrodipicolinate synthase — protein MNKSALLSPAPFGRLLTAMVTPFDDEGKVDYGLAADLANYLVDQGSDGIVVCGTTGESPTLSWQEQQKLLETVRNSLGSRAKVLAGTGSNSTSEAIEATKEAANSGADGALVVVPYYNKPPQEGLEVHFRAIANAAPKLPLMLYNIPGRTGCSISPSIVSKLMDCSNVVSFKAASGTTEEVTQLRNYCGSDLAIYSGDDALVLPMLSVGAVGVVSVASHLVAPNLKKLIESFLEGKYSEALYLHETLQPLFKSLFATTNPIPVKAALQLIGWSVGPPRSPLVSLNSEMKEELVKILSSLRLI, from the coding sequence ATGAATAAGTCAGCTTTGTTATCACCAGCCCCTTTTGGAAGGCTGCTAACCGCAATGGTGACCCCATTTGATGATGAAGGGAAAGTTGATTATGGTCTTGCTGCCGATTTGGCAAATTATTTGGTAGATCAAGGTTCAGATGGCATCGTTGTATGTGGAACTACTGGAGAGTCACCGACTCTAAGTTGGCAAGAACAACAAAAATTGCTGGAAACAGTAAGAAATTCCTTAGGCTCTAGGGCTAAAGTTTTAGCTGGAACAGGAAGTAATTCGACCTCTGAGGCAATTGAAGCAACAAAGGAAGCAGCTAATTCAGGCGCTGATGGTGCTTTAGTTGTTGTTCCTTATTACAACAAACCACCGCAAGAGGGATTAGAAGTTCATTTTCGCGCTATTGCAAATGCCGCTCCAAAGTTGCCTTTAATGCTCTATAACATCCCTGGGCGGACAGGGTGTTCAATATCGCCTAGTATTGTTAGTAAGCTTATGGATTGCAGTAATGTAGTCAGTTTTAAAGCTGCAAGTGGAACAACTGAGGAAGTGACTCAATTAAGAAACTATTGTGGATCAGATTTAGCTATTTATAGCGGTGATGATGCTTTGGTTTTACCAATGCTTTCAGTAGGGGCAGTTGGTGTTGTTAGTGTCGCAAGTCATTTAGTTGCTCCTAATTTGAAGAAACTTATAGAGAGTTTTTTAGAGGGTAAATATTCTGAGGCACTTTATTTGCACGAGACATTACAACCTCTTTTTAAATCCCTTTTTGCAACTACAAATCCAATTCCTGTTAAAGCGGCACTTCAACTCATCGGTTGGTCTGTTGGACCTCCTCGAAGTCCTCTAGTCTCTTTAAACAGTGAAATGAAAGAAGAACTCGTGAAGATACTCTCTTCTCTGAGATTGATTTGA
- the clpP gene encoding ATP-dependent Clp endopeptidase proteolytic subunit ClpP, giving the protein MIEARQNHPINSLWNNSSLFSGPGVLPTVIEQSGQGDRAFDIYSRLLRERIIFLGTDVNDQVADALVAQMLFLEADDPEKDIQLYVNSPGGSVTAGLAIYDTMQQVSPDVITICYGLAASMGAFLLSGGTKGKRLALPNSRIMIHQPLGGAQGQAVEIEIQAKEILYLKETLNSLLAEHTGQNIQKISEDTDRDHFLSPQEAVEYGLIDKVVSNLNSI; this is encoded by the coding sequence TTGATTGAAGCAAGACAAAATCACCCCATTAATAGTTTATGGAATAACTCCTCTCTATTTTCAGGACCGGGAGTGTTACCAACAGTAATCGAACAATCAGGTCAAGGTGATAGGGCATTTGATATTTACTCTCGGTTACTTCGTGAAAGAATCATCTTTCTAGGAACTGATGTAAATGATCAAGTTGCTGATGCATTAGTAGCTCAAATGCTTTTTTTAGAAGCTGATGATCCAGAAAAAGATATTCAGCTGTACGTGAACTCTCCTGGAGGGTCAGTAACTGCGGGCCTGGCTATTTACGACACCATGCAGCAAGTTAGTCCGGATGTCATAACAATTTGCTACGGGCTTGCAGCAAGCATGGGTGCTTTTCTTCTCTCTGGAGGAACAAAAGGGAAAAGACTTGCATTGCCAAATTCGAGAATAATGATTCATCAACCTCTTGGTGGAGCTCAAGGTCAAGCTGTCGAAATTGAAATTCAAGCCAAAGAAATTCTCTATTTAAAAGAGACTCTTAATTCACTTTTGGCTGAGCATACTGGACAAAATATTCAAAAAATTTCAGAAGACACTGATCGAGACCACTTTCTTTCTCCCCAAGAAGCGGTTGAATATGGCCTGATCGACAAAGTGGTTTCTAATCTCAACTCCATATGA